From a single Gracilimonas sp. genomic region:
- a CDS encoding thioredoxin fold domain-containing protein has translation MKKKVAITIVVCAFLGIFMYNSLSKVQPNVIENAPEWIPINEAQKVAASTDKLIFVDVYEIGCKYCRAMDREVFPDSTVRQVLDANYIPVRIDGNSTEPIQFNGQEIPSKEFAQSKGAYVFPTSLILDTQGNVIKKKTGYMGVDEFRQFLYQ, from the coding sequence ATGAAGAAGAAAGTTGCCATTACTATCGTGGTTTGTGCGTTCCTTGGGATTTTTATGTACAACTCCCTTTCCAAGGTTCAACCCAATGTAATAGAAAACGCCCCTGAATGGATTCCGATTAATGAAGCCCAGAAAGTAGCCGCATCTACCGATAAGCTTATTTTTGTGGATGTATATGAAATCGGCTGCAAATACTGCCGGGCAATGGACCGGGAAGTATTCCCGGACTCCACCGTGCGCCAGGTACTGGATGCCAACTACATCCCCGTTCGTATCGATGGGAACTCAACGGAACCTATTCAGTTCAACGGACAGGAAATCCCCTCCAAAGAATTCGCCCAAAGCAAAGGGGCCTATGTATTTCCTACTTCCCTGATCCTGGACACACAGGGAAACGTTATCAAGAAAAAAACAGGTTATATGGGCGTAGATGAATTCCGACAGTTCTTATACCAATAA
- a CDS encoding BamA/TamA family outer membrane protein has protein sequence MINKCYALLLLFLLSSCSASQTYINREDGDPFSLSPPDSNDLVYRVFLIGDAGAPSLDVQEPNLKFLQQQLEKSGERSAAVFLGDNIYMNGLPDSAHPRRAFYEQRLMEQLKTVDNFKGRVVFIPGNHDWDDGGPDGVEAVKRQERFVESYLNRGNTFLPDNGFPGPVSVKLLDDNDDPRLREDIRLIVLDTQWWLHKYDKPYGDTGEYELFDAGDILIELDDILKKQRNDYLLIAAHHPLKTNGNHGGYLPPSTHLKPPVFGSLYALYRRVFGNPQDVHHHQYAKMVDALENLFHTYELEDLIYASGHAHSLQYHREEGTRINHHYLISGSGTKENYVASGRGAEFIHSGNGFLTIQYYGDGSVWLEAWTPQGDGSTGKLLYRNQLKPPFEEAFPDQDSIEDVADIDYTDSTKVAAANHDYDGKNGLFEFFIGAHNRKYWSVEHEFPVFDITEVEDGLTPVRTGGKGQSTTIHLEREDGRDFVLRSVDKEAGRIWDEELKKTIARDLAQDQFSIINPYSALLIPTLADAIGTYHTNPEIYYVPDDPKLGVYADEISGQLALFEERPNGDMSDVASVGFTEEVLSSTELLRELDNDIDHRVDQQAFAKNRLLDMLLADWDRHEDQWRWASFEPEDEKGKIYKPIPRDRDIALMNMTGVIPSLAKVLGPFSQYQNFSDDYGYLKGLNNNSLAMTRRFTNQLTKKDWLDIAEDIKNSLTDEVIEEAVRNYPAPVFEKFGDETIRTFKIRRDKIIDVAADYYELISGVASIQGSNERELFEVQVLSADEIQVKVFKLSGKGEVREQYYERVFSRNETHELRLYGMGDDDIFRLNGEEKNNTKIRIVGGSGNDVYSDSTSRKGLFRQVEIYDTRNGNSVSKGSNTDVNLYDKAENIHYNYSKDFRWNTIRASLFFEYNNDDGLFLGGGPNIIQNGFRKQPASVHYPRANYAPLTGAANVRYNGTWYDVIQKWDVKLEGEFLFPKSYKNFFGFGNETTLQDRSLNYYRARLYQYSIEPGMTIQKNILELYAGINLRGTNVEKDPNNIVTDPTQGIPRGDFDEQWFTGLVTSLHFSDLDNGLNPKQGYRLILDGELNVGVLNTDETFSRLQSELELYFSPRLDPQITIANRVGSAHNIGDFPFYEANTLGGTTNLRGYNGRRFSGRTSFFNNTELRVELFDFYNYLLGGKVGISGFFDVGRVWFEGENSELWHTGYGGGIWFNVFESFLINSSIGVSEEGTLFSVKAGFLF, from the coding sequence ATGATTAATAAGTGTTACGCCCTCTTACTCCTTTTCCTTCTTTCTTCTTGTTCGGCCAGCCAAACATATATTAACCGGGAAGACGGCGACCCCTTTTCTCTTTCTCCCCCCGACAGTAATGACTTAGTCTATCGGGTATTCCTGATCGGTGACGCCGGCGCCCCTTCCTTGGATGTTCAGGAACCAAACCTGAAGTTCCTTCAGCAACAACTTGAAAAGTCCGGCGAGCGAAGTGCTGCTGTATTTTTGGGTGATAATATTTACATGAATGGACTCCCTGACTCTGCTCATCCGCGAAGAGCTTTTTATGAGCAGCGATTAATGGAGCAGCTCAAAACCGTTGACAACTTTAAAGGACGTGTGGTTTTTATACCCGGCAACCACGACTGGGATGATGGTGGACCTGATGGTGTAGAGGCCGTAAAGCGACAAGAACGTTTTGTGGAATCGTACCTGAATCGTGGCAATACGTTTTTGCCCGACAATGGCTTCCCTGGACCGGTATCCGTTAAACTTCTGGACGACAATGACGACCCCCGGCTTCGCGAAGACATCCGGCTTATTGTTTTAGATACGCAGTGGTGGCTTCACAAATACGACAAACCATATGGCGATACCGGAGAGTATGAACTCTTTGATGCCGGCGATATCCTTATCGAACTGGATGACATTCTGAAAAAGCAACGAAATGATTATTTGTTGATTGCTGCCCACCATCCTTTAAAAACAAATGGGAATCATGGCGGATATCTGCCTCCTTCCACCCACCTGAAACCGCCCGTTTTTGGGAGTTTATATGCGTTGTACCGCAGAGTGTTTGGCAACCCACAGGATGTTCACCATCATCAATATGCAAAAATGGTGGACGCACTGGAGAACTTATTTCACACCTATGAACTGGAGGATTTGATATATGCTTCCGGTCATGCACACAGCCTTCAATATCACCGCGAGGAAGGCACCCGCATCAATCATCATTACCTGATCAGCGGTTCCGGCACAAAAGAGAATTATGTAGCCTCCGGGCGGGGCGCTGAGTTTATCCACTCCGGAAACGGATTTTTGACTATTCAATATTATGGGGATGGGTCTGTCTGGCTGGAAGCGTGGACTCCCCAAGGAGATGGGTCTACCGGAAAATTACTGTATCGAAACCAACTTAAGCCCCCTTTCGAGGAGGCCTTTCCTGATCAGGATTCCATAGAGGATGTGGCTGACATTGATTACACCGACAGCACAAAAGTGGCTGCTGCCAACCATGATTATGATGGTAAGAACGGCCTGTTCGAGTTTTTTATTGGGGCACATAACCGAAAATACTGGTCGGTTGAACATGAGTTCCCTGTGTTTGACATCACCGAAGTGGAAGACGGGTTAACGCCCGTACGAACCGGGGGGAAAGGACAATCTACCACCATTCACCTTGAACGCGAAGACGGCCGGGATTTTGTGCTCCGCTCAGTTGACAAAGAAGCCGGCCGGATCTGGGATGAAGAACTCAAGAAAACCATTGCCCGGGATTTAGCCCAGGATCAGTTCTCTATCATCAATCCCTATTCCGCATTGTTGATCCCAACACTTGCAGATGCCATCGGCACTTATCATACCAACCCCGAGATCTATTATGTGCCGGACGACCCCAAGCTTGGCGTCTATGCCGATGAAATAAGCGGGCAACTTGCTCTGTTTGAAGAACGCCCCAACGGCGACATGAGTGATGTTGCCAGCGTTGGATTTACTGAAGAAGTGCTCAGCAGCACGGAACTACTTCGCGAGCTGGATAATGATATAGATCATCGTGTGGACCAACAAGCTTTTGCCAAAAACCGGCTCTTAGATATGCTACTGGCCGACTGGGATCGGCATGAAGACCAATGGCGATGGGCTTCTTTTGAACCGGAAGACGAGAAAGGCAAAATCTACAAACCCATTCCACGCGACCGGGATATTGCACTAATGAACATGACCGGTGTAATACCTTCACTGGCTAAAGTGCTGGGGCCTTTTTCCCAGTATCAAAATTTTTCTGACGACTATGGATATCTCAAAGGGTTAAATAATAACTCGCTGGCTATGACGCGCCGGTTCACAAATCAGCTTACCAAAAAAGACTGGCTGGATATTGCGGAAGACATCAAAAACTCCCTTACGGATGAAGTGATAGAGGAAGCCGTTCGAAACTACCCGGCACCGGTTTTTGAGAAGTTTGGAGATGAAACCATCCGAACGTTTAAAATCCGCAGAGACAAAATAATTGATGTTGCTGCCGACTACTATGAACTGATTTCCGGTGTGGCTTCAATTCAGGGAAGCAACGAGCGGGAGCTATTTGAGGTGCAGGTGCTTAGCGCCGATGAAATACAGGTAAAAGTGTTTAAGCTATCGGGAAAAGGAGAGGTTCGGGAGCAATATTATGAACGTGTTTTCTCCCGAAATGAAACCCATGAATTACGCCTGTATGGAATGGGCGATGACGATATTTTCCGATTGAATGGAGAGGAAAAGAATAATACCAAAATCAGGATTGTCGGCGGTTCGGGAAATGATGTGTACTCGGATTCAACCTCCCGTAAAGGCTTGTTCCGCCAGGTTGAAATTTATGATACAAGGAATGGCAACTCCGTATCGAAAGGCTCTAACACCGATGTAAACCTCTACGACAAAGCCGAAAATATTCATTACAATTACAGCAAGGATTTCCGCTGGAATACCATCCGTGCCAGCCTATTTTTTGAATACAATAACGATGACGGTTTGTTCCTGGGCGGCGGGCCGAACATCATTCAAAATGGCTTCAGAAAGCAACCGGCGTCTGTTCATTATCCGCGGGCCAATTACGCCCCGCTTACCGGAGCTGCAAACGTACGCTATAATGGAACCTGGTATGATGTGATCCAAAAGTGGGATGTCAAATTGGAAGGGGAGTTTTTATTTCCCAAGAGTTATAAGAATTTTTTCGGTTTCGGAAATGAAACGACATTGCAAGACCGCTCTTTGAATTATTACCGAGCCCGCCTGTATCAGTACTCCATTGAACCGGGAATGACCATCCAAAAAAACATCCTGGAGCTTTATGCCGGTATTAACCTGCGTGGTACCAATGTGGAGAAAGACCCGAACAACATTGTCACCGACCCAACACAGGGAATCCCACGTGGCGATTTTGACGAACAGTGGTTTACCGGCTTGGTAACTTCCCTTCACTTTTCTGATTTAGATAATGGCCTTAACCCAAAACAAGGATATCGACTTATTCTGGATGGGGAGTTAAATGTGGGAGTTCTGAATACGGACGAAACCTTCAGCCGGCTTCAGTCTGAACTGGAGCTGTACTTCTCACCCCGGCTTGACCCGCAAATTACCATCGCCAACAGAGTCGGCTCGGCCCATAACATTGGAGACTTTCCATTTTACGAGGCCAATACCCTTGGAGGCACCACCAACTTAAGAGGATACAACGGGCGTCGTTTTTCGGGGAGAACCAGCTTTTTCAATAACACCGAGCTGCGCGTGGAGCTCTTCGATTTCTACAACTACCTGTTAGGCGGAAAGGTGGGAATCAGTGGCTTTTTTGATGTGGGCCGCGTTTGGTTTGAGGGAGAGAATTCCGAGCTTTGGCATACCGGCTATGGCGGAGGCATTTGGTTTAATGTGTTTGAATCTTTTTTAATCAATTCGAGTATTGGTGTCTCGGAAGAAGGAACCTTGTTTTCAGTGAAAGCAGGATTTTTATTCTAA
- a CDS encoding PQQ-dependent sugar dehydrogenase produces the protein MIFKKLTQHLLPVVALLVFSTGCNSQTNDTKTPPASDLSVEAQLVVEGIRIGWGIGFLPNGDMLVTEKGGTLYHISDGEIVAEITEGIPSDLDVNGQGGFLDVETHPDYEENGWIYFSYASSQGEGSGSNTKIIRAKLDGNSLTSIEEIYKGTPNSRRGQHYGSRIVFDDNGYLFFSIGDRGNRDVNPQDINRDGGKIYRLNADGSVPADNPFVGKDGLDAMYTYGHRNPQGMAVHPESGLVWSHEHGPRGGDEVNIIEPGNNYGWPVISYGINYDGTEFAEDTAREGMEQPITYWDPSIAPSGMAFITSDKYPGWEGDLLVGSLKFAYIAHLDLNGDEVVGEQKLVEGAGRIRAVEQGPDGYIYFSAEGDGIYRLVPTED, from the coding sequence ATGATTTTCAAAAAACTGACCCAACACTTACTGCCTGTTGTTGCGCTGCTTGTATTTTCTACCGGGTGCAACAGCCAAACCAACGACACCAAGACCCCTCCGGCCTCTGACCTTAGCGTTGAGGCCCAATTAGTTGTAGAAGGAATCCGTATTGGCTGGGGAATTGGCTTTCTCCCCAATGGAGATATGCTGGTAACCGAGAAAGGCGGAACCCTGTACCATATCAGTGACGGTGAAATTGTTGCTGAAATTACCGAAGGCATTCCTTCTGATCTTGATGTGAACGGACAGGGAGGTTTCCTTGATGTAGAAACCCATCCGGATTACGAAGAAAACGGCTGGATTTACTTTTCCTATGCTTCCAGCCAAGGAGAAGGCTCAGGCAGTAACACAAAAATTATACGCGCCAAACTGGATGGAAACAGCCTGACTTCCATTGAAGAAATTTATAAAGGAACGCCCAACTCCCGCCGCGGACAGCATTACGGAAGCCGCATTGTTTTTGACGATAATGGATATCTGTTTTTCTCCATCGGAGATCGCGGAAATCGTGATGTTAATCCCCAGGACATCAATCGTGACGGCGGTAAGATTTATCGGTTGAATGCCGATGGCTCTGTTCCGGCTGACAATCCTTTTGTAGGCAAAGACGGACTTGATGCCATGTACACCTATGGCCACAGAAATCCCCAGGGAATGGCTGTTCATCCTGAAAGCGGACTGGTTTGGTCGCACGAACACGGCCCGCGTGGTGGGGATGAAGTCAACATCATTGAACCGGGTAATAACTACGGATGGCCGGTTATCAGTTATGGTATTAATTACGATGGAACCGAGTTTGCCGAAGACACCGCCCGCGAAGGCATGGAGCAGCCCATCACTTATTGGGATCCATCAATTGCACCATCCGGAATGGCATTCATCACCAGTGATAAATATCCGGGCTGGGAAGGAGATCTTCTGGTAGGTTCTTTGAAATTCGCCTATATCGCCCACTTAGATTTGAATGGCGATGAAGTTGTAGGTGAACAAAAACTGGTAGAAGGTGCCGGAAGAATCCGCGCCGTTGAGCAAGGTCCTGACGGCTACATTTATTTTTCTGCGGAAGGAGATGGAATTTACCGGTTAGTCCCCACTGAAGACTAA
- a CDS encoding DNA internalization-related competence protein ComEC/Rec2, producing MGARTTYQFPFSRYPAVRIVLLIIVGILLHEYYKPALHFSLILFTLLCLIFGWVEWKVQQSSISAFPKLGISLFLLLIVSFGIFRNTLHSAQETPLIIKLIQVSDWEPVYVTGSITSISTTSSGKERWDVAISETKINHLNSDLNYKARILADEAARAAKLGDKVSFSGTIIPISEKRNPLGFDYKAYLHAQSISAQFKLDSLHQVQPNSNPAEWVWWRECALELVDKNFDTQTSPIAKALLVGYKQELDSESKTAFARAGLSHIMAVSGLHVGFIIAPFWIIIPYFWTKKHGSKIGLLLLILILFSYAGITGFSPSVMRASVMAGFLTYGKLFHKINDSINLTAAAALVLLIINPSQLFDIGFQLSFSAVLIILLILPVIQNLLPYWVRVRWYSKPLMVVIVSLVVQFGLYPLQVYYFGEISLVSPIANALFVPFLGIVVPLSLVALFITAIIPAAGFILNYPSYIFLGWMSDFVNMAAEWDWAWTTASLNNNLIFILWLFLILGIAAWHTSALRWKLTTFFLATACLMASLNAIERLKPATLSVTFFDVGQGDAALLHTPNDKYILIDAGVWSLGYNSGKSVIIPHLKSAGIKKLDAVVLSHPHADHIGGILELMNSIPIDVIYNSGYEYDSNLYQTYLKSATEKSIPVQSLVSGDTLALDPSMLFLVLGPDGNIYNSDPNEHSIVLNVIYGESEFLFTGDAGEDQEERLVHAYNHLLDTDLLKVGHHGSRTSSGSAFLSSVTPEIAVVSLAERNRFRHPHREALNRLHRTDAQILFTSRERAIIFESDGKSIQRIHW from the coding sequence ATGGGAGCCCGTACAACATACCAATTCCCCTTTAGCCGCTATCCGGCCGTCAGAATTGTTCTGCTGATCATTGTCGGCATTCTGCTTCATGAGTACTATAAGCCTGCTCTGCACTTCTCCCTCATTCTATTTACCCTGCTTTGTCTGATTTTTGGCTGGGTTGAGTGGAAGGTTCAGCAGTCCTCAATCTCTGCTTTTCCAAAATTGGGGATCTCACTTTTTCTCTTGTTAATCGTCTCATTCGGGATATTCAGAAATACTCTTCATTCCGCACAAGAAACTCCGCTGATTATTAAACTGATTCAAGTTTCTGATTGGGAGCCGGTCTATGTAACCGGATCGATCACCTCTATTTCAACAACCTCCTCAGGTAAAGAACGCTGGGATGTTGCCATTTCTGAAACAAAAATAAACCACCTGAATTCTGATCTGAACTATAAAGCACGGATATTGGCAGACGAAGCGGCGCGAGCAGCTAAATTGGGAGATAAGGTGAGCTTTTCAGGAACTATAATCCCCATTTCCGAAAAGCGTAATCCACTCGGCTTTGACTACAAAGCATACCTCCATGCACAAAGCATTTCTGCTCAATTCAAGCTCGACAGCCTTCACCAGGTACAACCAAACAGCAACCCGGCTGAATGGGTGTGGTGGAGAGAATGTGCCTTAGAACTTGTCGACAAAAACTTTGACACTCAAACCTCCCCGATAGCCAAGGCCTTACTGGTTGGATACAAGCAAGAATTAGATAGCGAATCAAAAACAGCTTTCGCCCGCGCCGGACTCTCTCACATTATGGCGGTTTCGGGTTTACACGTTGGGTTTATCATTGCTCCCTTCTGGATCATCATTCCCTATTTCTGGACCAAAAAGCATGGAAGCAAAATCGGGTTACTTCTTTTGATCCTGATCCTATTCAGTTATGCGGGCATCACCGGGTTTTCTCCATCTGTGATGAGAGCATCTGTAATGGCCGGTTTTCTGACCTACGGTAAACTTTTCCATAAGATTAACGACTCCATTAACCTCACGGCAGCGGCCGCTCTTGTTCTCTTAATTATCAACCCATCGCAGCTATTTGATATCGGGTTTCAGCTTTCCTTTTCGGCAGTACTGATTATACTGCTCATTCTGCCGGTCATCCAAAACCTACTGCCGTATTGGGTTCGGGTTCGGTGGTACAGCAAACCCCTGATGGTCGTCATTGTTTCACTGGTGGTTCAATTTGGGTTATATCCCTTACAGGTATATTACTTTGGGGAAATTTCTTTAGTAAGTCCTATTGCCAATGCCCTGTTCGTCCCCTTTCTTGGAATTGTGGTTCCGCTGTCTCTTGTCGCTCTGTTTATCACCGCCATTATTCCTGCTGCCGGATTTATCCTCAATTATCCTTCTTATATTTTTCTTGGGTGGATGAGCGACTTTGTGAATATGGCCGCAGAGTGGGACTGGGCCTGGACCACCGCTTCCCTAAACAATAACCTGATTTTCATCCTATGGCTTTTTCTGATATTAGGAATCGCCGCCTGGCACACCTCTGCTTTACGGTGGAAATTAACGACTTTTTTTCTGGCTACAGCTTGCCTGATGGCATCACTTAATGCAATCGAGAGGTTAAAGCCGGCCACACTGAGCGTCACTTTCTTTGATGTTGGTCAGGGTGATGCCGCCCTCCTCCACACTCCGAACGATAAATACATTCTGATTGATGCCGGAGTTTGGTCCCTGGGGTACAATAGTGGAAAGTCCGTTATCATCCCGCATCTTAAATCAGCCGGAATCAAAAAGCTGGATGCCGTTGTTCTCAGTCATCCCCATGCCGATCATATCGGAGGCATTCTTGAGCTGATGAACTCTATCCCCATCGATGTAATTTATAATTCCGGTTATGAATATGATTCCAACCTATATCAAACCTACCTGAAATCAGCCACCGAAAAATCTATTCCTGTACAGTCATTGGTATCCGGAGATACACTCGCGCTGGATCCATCCATGCTGTTTCTCGTACTTGGCCCGGATGGTAACATCTATAACTCTGACCCGAACGAACATTCCATTGTACTGAATGTGATATATGGGGAGTCGGAGTTTCTATTTACCGGCGATGCGGGCGAAGACCAGGAAGAACGCCTGGTGCATGCTTACAATCACTTATTGGATACTGATCTTCTGAAAGTAGGTCACCACGGAAGCCGGACCAGTTCGGGTTCAGCCTTCCTGAGTTCTGTGACTCCCGAAATTGCTGTGGTGTCACTGGCTGAACGAAACCGGTTCCGGCATCCACATCGCGAAGCCCTGAATCGACTCCATCGCACAGACGCCCAAATACTCTTTACCAGTCGGGAGAGAGCCATCATTTTTGAATCAGACGGCAAATCCATTCAACGCATCCACTGGTGA
- the xseB gene encoding exodeoxyribonuclease VII small subunit: MAEKERLSFEEALKKLESIVEQLEDEEITLEDSVKLYEEGVQLSKFCTEILEQAELRIEQVNEANTQ; encoded by the coding sequence ATGGCAGAAAAGGAACGACTCAGCTTTGAAGAGGCTTTAAAGAAATTGGAATCGATAGTGGAACAACTTGAAGACGAAGAGATTACACTGGAAGATTCCGTTAAGCTGTATGAAGAAGGCGTTCAACTATCTAAGTTTTGTACTGAAATCTTAGAGCAAGCTGAACTTCGTATAGAACAAGTAAACGAAGCGAATACGCAGTAA
- a CDS encoding tetratricopeptide repeat protein: MAKTNNIRLLAAIMFADIVGYSKMMQDNEANAKELRDRQRSVIEKSLLKYHGQVMQYYGDGTLIMFGSALDAVNCAKEIQEVLRSEPTVPLRIGIHIGDVVYDDEGIYGDAVNVAARVQALGITGSVMISGKVFDEVKNHPGIRVEAFGEHELKNIYIPISIYALADRGLEVPKQSYIEELTGSSQKSIAVLPFTNFSSEADNEYFSDGITEEIINTLTKVKDLRVASRTSVFAYKSVTKDVRDIGKELNVATLLEGSVRKAGNRIRVTAQLINADDGFHIWSENFDGEMKDIFSVQDEIALKIVTRLEDSFTEQEKDRLYESSTQNIDAYNYYLQGLFYWNKRSPEAVKKAITYFEKAIRECNTYTNAYSYLANCYTYLGTIGHMPGEKAFTKAEKNALKAIEINNSRADSYIALGFVNLFFKWDFYTAESNFRKAITMEPNSSEARQALSFYNRIVGRFDKMLQQAEAAAKIDPLSLPALLELGRSHWVVGNYEKALNSFNEALDLDPLFRAALEGRALVYMSQKKYDKALRAAKKYIDLIDSKYKGGSQLACIYALMGDKKRTEESIELIKKREKDQPNQNLTLDYAMVYAALGDKDRAFKYLNKAYKQKLGSLLLIQTLPVIKNLKGDPRFEDLVHKIGLPKESKVSLNAH; this comes from the coding sequence ATGGCCAAAACTAATAACATACGATTGCTCGCTGCCATCATGTTTGCCGATATTGTCGGTTATTCAAAAATGATGCAGGATAATGAGGCGAACGCAAAAGAGCTTAGAGACCGTCAGCGATCTGTAATCGAGAAGTCTTTACTGAAGTATCACGGGCAGGTGATGCAGTATTATGGGGATGGCACGCTCATCATGTTTGGCAGCGCCCTGGATGCCGTAAACTGCGCCAAAGAAATTCAGGAAGTACTTCGAAGCGAACCGACTGTGCCCCTTCGCATTGGCATTCATATCGGGGATGTGGTGTACGATGATGAAGGCATTTATGGAGACGCTGTAAATGTAGCTGCTCGGGTTCAGGCGCTGGGAATTACAGGCTCGGTTATGATTTCCGGGAAGGTGTTTGATGAAGTCAAAAATCACCCCGGTATTCGCGTAGAGGCTTTCGGTGAACATGAGCTTAAAAACATCTACATCCCTATAAGCATCTATGCCCTGGCCGATCGCGGCCTCGAAGTCCCCAAACAAAGCTACATCGAAGAGCTGACCGGAAGTTCTCAAAAGAGCATCGCTGTTTTACCCTTTACCAATTTCAGCTCCGAAGCAGACAACGAATATTTTAGTGACGGCATCACCGAGGAGATCATCAACACCCTCACAAAAGTAAAAGACCTGCGCGTTGCCTCCCGAACCTCTGTATTCGCCTACAAGAGCGTAACCAAAGACGTCCGCGATATTGGCAAAGAATTGAATGTAGCGACTCTTCTGGAGGGCAGTGTGCGCAAGGCCGGAAATCGAATCAGAGTTACCGCCCAGCTTATCAATGCTGATGATGGCTTCCATATCTGGTCTGAAAACTTTGACGGGGAAATGAAGGATATTTTTTCGGTGCAGGACGAAATTGCTCTTAAAATCGTAACCCGATTGGAGGACAGTTTCACTGAACAGGAAAAAGATCGCCTTTATGAATCTTCCACACAGAATATTGATGCCTATAATTATTACTTACAGGGGCTTTTTTACTGGAACAAACGGTCTCCCGAAGCTGTCAAAAAAGCCATTACCTACTTTGAGAAAGCCATCCGTGAATGCAATACCTACACCAACGCCTACTCCTATCTTGCAAATTGCTATACCTACCTCGGAACCATAGGACATATGCCGGGCGAAAAAGCGTTTACCAAGGCAGAAAAGAATGCGCTGAAGGCTATTGAGATTAACAATTCCCGGGCCGACTCTTACATTGCCCTGGGTTTCGTGAACCTGTTTTTTAAGTGGGATTTTTACACAGCCGAATCCAACTTCCGGAAGGCCATAACCATGGAGCCCAACAGCAGCGAAGCCCGGCAAGCTTTGTCATTTTATAACCGGATTGTCGGTCGGTTTGATAAGATGCTTCAACAAGCGGAAGCAGCTGCCAAAATTGACCCTCTTTCTCTACCGGCACTGCTCGAATTAGGCCGCTCCCATTGGGTGGTTGGCAATTATGAAAAAGCCCTGAACTCATTTAATGAGGCACTCGATTTAGATCCTCTTTTCCGTGCTGCGTTGGAAGGAAGGGCGTTGGTTTATATGAGCCAAAAGAAATATGACAAAGCCTTGCGGGCCGCCAAAAAGTACATCGACCTCATCGATTCTAAGTACAAAGGAGGCTCTCAGCTTGCCTGTATTTACGCTTTGATGGGAGATAAAAAACGGACGGAAGAAAGTATCGAACTCATCAAAAAAAGAGAAAAAGACCAGCCTAACCAAAACCTGACGCTGGATTATGCCATGGTATATGCCGCTCTTGGCGATAAAGACCGGGCCTTCAAGTACCTGAATAAGGCGTATAAACAAAAACTCGGCTCGCTCCTTTTAATACAAACACTGCCCGTCATAAAAAACCTGAAAGGCGATCCGCGGTTTGAAGATCTGGTTCATAAGATCGGACTTCCTAAAGAATCAAAAGTGAGCCTCAACGCTCATTAA
- a CDS encoding Pycsar system effector family protein: protein MSDTQQENPQPEEEKKDLGSRKRGVSDMFRTSYRTHIELSAIADNKSNIMISINGIIISIILASISPKIDSNPWLLIPTSILLVTCMVALVYSVLAARPRVSKEEVSLEDVRSNRSNILFFGNFNKLNREDYVTGMEELMTDSERLYDTMARDLYGLGSVLSEKYRLIRIAYNVFMVGLVLSVSSFILVYLIISGGFGF from the coding sequence ATGTCAGACACACAACAAGAAAACCCTCAACCGGAAGAGGAAAAGAAAGATCTCGGCTCACGCAAGCGGGGTGTTTCAGATATGTTTCGGACTTCGTACCGCACTCACATTGAGCTGAGTGCCATTGCAGATAACAAGTCCAACATCATGATCAGCATCAACGGGATTATTATATCTATTATCCTTGCATCCATCTCCCCTAAAATTGATTCAAACCCCTGGCTACTCATCCCGACTTCTATTTTACTGGTAACCTGTATGGTTGCCCTGGTGTATTCGGTTTTGGCAGCCCGCCCGAGGGTTAGCAAAGAAGAAGTATCGCTGGAAGATGTGCGTTCAAACCGGTCGAACATTCTGTTTTTCGGAAATTTTAATAAGCTGAACCGTGAAGATTATGTAACCGGCATGGAAGAGCTGATGACGGACAGCGAACGTCTGTATGATACCATGGCCCGCGATTTATATGGATTGGGATCTGTTCTTTCTGAAAAATACCGGCTGATCAGGATTGCCTACAACGTATTTATGGTTGGGCTGGTGCTATCGGTAAGCAGCTTTATTTTGGTTTACCTGATAATTTCGGGAGGCTTCGGTTTTTAA